atgcaaccagtcaggatgctctcgatggcgcagctgtagaactttttgaggatctgatgacccatgccaaatcttttcagtctcctgagggggaataggtggtGTTGTGCACTCTAGACAACTGTATTGGTGTATTTAGACCATAATagtttgatgtggacaccaagaaacttgaagctctcgacccgttccactacagccctgtcgatgtgaatggaggCGTATCAGTGAagtcacttgccagttggtcagtgcatgcttggagtacacatcctggtaatccatctggccttgtgaatgttgacctgtttaaaggtcttactcactggctacggagagcgtgatcacacagtcgtccagaacaactgatgctctcgtgcatgcttcagtgttgcttgcctcgaagcgagcatagaagtcattCAGCTaccgtcactgggcagctcgtggctgggcttccctttgtattttgcaatagtttgcaagccctgccacatccaacgagccggtgtagtaggattcaatcttagtcctgtattgacggttCGTCTGAgagcgtagcgggatttcttataagcgtccggattagtgtcccgctccttgaaagcggcagctctagcctttcgcTCCGTGCGGAGTGATGGAAGCGGGGACAACAGGGCATGGCTGAGGTCCTTAATGATCTCCTTGGCCTTCCTGAGCCACCTGGTGTTGTAAGTGTCCTGGAGtgcaggcagtgtgcacccaatggtgCGTTTGGCTGAGCGTACCATCCTCTGAAGAGTGTTGCGGTCCGTGGTGGtggagttgccataccaggctgtgatgcaacccgacagtatgctctcgatggtgctcctgtagaacatTGTGAGGGCCCTAGGGGacaggccaaatttcttcagtctccAGAGTTTGAAGAGTCGCTGTCATGCCTTCACCAGGGTGTCTGGGGTTTGACCATTTCAGTTCCTTGTAGATGTTTATGGCGAGGAACCTGATGTTTTTGACTTTTTCCCTGTTGATGGCTATAAGGATATGTCCTTTAGTAGTCAATAAAAGGTGTAGACTAAAGCGTTCTGATCTGTTGATGACTCCaacctgtgtgtgtctgagattTTCGATTGCCCCTGGACATTGGACAGTGAAAGTAATATTCTAATTCTGTTGTGCTTCCAGGAGGAGATCATTCAGTTGGACCTGGACAAGCCTGCAGCAGGAGGCCTAGGCTTCTCTGTTATCGGAGGAGAGAGGGGCATCTTTGTCAAGTCCATCACCCCTGGTGGCATAGCAGATCGTACAGGACGGCTGCAAGTGGGGGATAGACTGCTCAAAGTAAGTCTGATCTACTCTTGAGGTGTTTTCAATGTAATAACAGTTCTTGTCCACTAGGTGGTGATCTTTGACCAGAACTCATCTGAATGCAGGGTTGTACACTAGGGCACATCGTAATAAAACGTTTTACAACAGCAAAACAAAAATATTTGTTCTCATTGGAAAAATTCAGGCATTTACCTCCCTGTTTCACTCCATTTCAAAACGTTTCACCCTACCGTACATGACCCAGCTTTTGAGGTTTCCAGCTGACGGTGTCTCTATCCACCAGGTGAATGAGGAGCTGATGACTGGTGTGTCTCACACTAAAGCTGTCACCACTATCCGAAAGGTCAAAGGACTGGTACACCTCATAATGTCCAGACCGcctgaccaaaaccccaacaCCTACCTGTCCTACCTCCCCATCAACTCTGACAAGTGCAACGGCAACAGTGACGACATTGGGGTGAAGACTAAGCCATGTAGTCCACCTGATGAGAACAGTAGCCCTCCTGACATACCGCCAATAGGTACATTACTACTCTTTATCCCTACAGATTTGTATGTTGAAAAGTGACATTTTCTGATGCCTGCTCCACACCATGTGCCAGTCTGACGGTCTTCTTCTCTCCTGTGTCCGTCACCCAGACTATGATGTAGGTTCAATGGAGCGGAGGACGAGAGAGGGTGAGGTGGAGAACACTGAGCTGTCTGAAGACACAGACCGTGATGGTTCCTCTCTACCAGAGGACTCTCCTGAGGTGGGTACATACTGTGATGGTTCCTCTCTACCAGAGGACTCTCCTGAGGTGGGTACATACCGTGATGGTTCCTCTCTACCAGAGGACTCTCCTGAGGTGGGTACATACTGTGATGGTTCCTCTCTACCAGAGGACTCTCCTGAGGTGGGTACATACTGTGATGGTCCCTCTCTACCAGAGGACTCTCCTGAGGTGGGTACATACTGTGATGGTTCCTCTCTACCAGGGGACTCTCCTGAGGTGGGTACATACTGTGATGGTTCCTCTCTACCAGAGGACTCTCCTGAGGTGGGTACATACTGTGATGGTTCCTCTCTACCAGAGGACTCTCCTGAGGTGGGTACATATTGTGATGGTTCCTCTCTACCAGAGGACTCTCCTGAGGTGGGTACATACTGTGATGGTCCCTCTCTACCAGAGGACTCTCCTGAGGTGGGTACATACCGTGATGGTTCCTCTCTACCAGAGGACTCTCCTGAGGTGGGTACATACTCTGGGGAGGACCTGCCTCTAAGGCGGGGCATTTCAACTACAGTCCTGGAAGGTCAAAACACCCCCAAAACTATTCTACCTTGTAGTTAACTCCATTCTCATCTGTTTCTGTGTTGTGTGTGGAATTCCAGACCTCCCGGAAAGCCGACTGGAAAGAGGAAAGTGTAGACAACCCACTGAATGAAAGGTAAGGGGGGCTCCAGAATAGGAAAGAGGAAAGTGTAGACAACCCACTGAATGAAAGGTAAGGGGGGCTCCAGAATAGGAAAGAGGAAAGTGTAGACAACCCACTGAATGAAAGGTAAGGGGGGCTCCAGAATAGGAAAGAGGAAAGTGTAGACAACCCACTGAATGAAAGGTAAGGGGGGGCTCCAGAATAGGAAAGAGGAAAGTGTAGACAACCCACTGAATGAAAGGTAAGGGGGGCTCCAGAATAGGAAAGAGGAAAGTGTAGACAACCCACTGAATGAAAGGTAGGGGGGGCTCCAGAATAGTGTGACTGAATGTCACCagaggactttttttttttttatgatgatttatttaatttttttaaatctcatATCGGATGTTCCTTCCCAGCTACCTGCCGATGACGTCAGAGCTTCCAGAAGAGGATGAGATTACCTGGGGGAGTGACGAGCTGCCTATAGAGAACATCAACTCCAAATTCACTGACGGTAAGCCATCTGTAGAGAATATTAACTGGAAATTGACTTTGAGTGTGAACACTGCACCCAACGACTCAACATCACCAATTTCATTGCCTAACCTTGATTGACCTTTTGGATCCACTGATTTGAATATCCTCTTCCAAAACATACAATTGAATGGATTTTCTCGAGTGACTGGTTAGCTGCGTCACTGGTTAGCTGCGTCACTGGTTAGCTGCGTCACTGGTTAGCTGCGTCTCAacattctcctcccctcctccccagataAGCCCATCATTACAGAGGATGAGCTGACCTCTCTGCCCCTGGTGAAGGTGATCCCTGATGGACAATACACTGGGGCCAAACTCAACACTGTGGTGCGTATGCTGAGGGGTCTGCTCGAACAGAAGATCCCTTTGCAGGAGTTTGAGGTAtgacctgtctgtctgatctGGTGTAGAAACCTCACAtctggtgtcaaactcattccacggagggcggagtgtctgcgggttttcactcctcccttgtacttgatgaatttaggtcactaattagtaaggaactcccttcacctggttgtctaggtcttaattgaagggGGGGGGGCTGCAGACACTAGgatctccatggaatgagtttcacATCCCTGCTCTACATTAAACAGCCTCAACTATATCCCCTCTTGGTTTTCTTCCATAGTATGTAGCTCTTAaaggaataagctttttgtgtagcGTTGATCTCTATTTTTATTACATTAAAAAAACACTTTGACACATAATACAGGACCTTTTTATTTTCTTGAAAATCTGTAAAGTTACTTATTTGTGTCCATGGGACTGAGATTTTAAGGCCAATTTCTACTTCTCTCCAAAAGAATCTGCAGAATCTACAGCCGCTGGACGACTGTCTGATTGGTCAGACGAAGGAAAACAAGAAGAAGAATCGTTATAAGAACATTGTCCCTTGTAAGTGTAGATAGAATGTCACAACGACAACACCACATTATCGCTGTAGATAGAATGTCACAACGACAACACCACATTATCGCTGTAGATAGAATGTCACAACGACAACACCACATTATCGCTGTAGATAGAATGTCACAACGACAACACCACATTATCGCTGTAGATAGAATGTCACAACGACAACACCACATTATCGCTGTAGATAGAATGTCACAACGACAACACCACATTATCGCTGTAGATAGAATGTCACAACGAAAACACCACATTATCGCTGTAGATAGAATGTCACAACGACAACACCACATTATCGCTGTAGATAGAATGTCACAACGAAAACACCACATTATCGCTGTAGATAGAATGTCACAACGACAAAACACCACATTATCGCTGTAGATAGAATGTCACAACGACAAAACACCACATTATCGCTGTAGATAGAATGTCACAACGACAAAACACCACATTATCGCTGTAGATAGAATGTCACAACGACAAAACACCACATTATCGCTGTAGATAGAATGTCACAACGACAAAACACCACATTATCGCTGTAGATAGAATGTCACAACGACAAAACACCACATTATCGCTGTAGATAGAATGTCACAACGACAAAACACCACATTATCGCTGTAGATAGAATGTCACAACGACAAAACACCACATTATCGCTGTAGATAGAATGTCACAACGACAAAACACCACATTATCGCTGTAGATGGAATGTCACCACGACAAAACACCACATTATCGCTGTAGATGGAATGTCACCACGACAAAACACCACATTATCGCTGTAGATGGAATGTCACCACGACAAAACACCACATTATCGCTGTAGATGGAATGTCACCACGACAAAACACCACATTATCGCTGTAGATGGAATGTCACAACGAGAAAACACCACATtatcgctgaagtgttttacCTGGGGATGGTGCAGATTATAAGTGTCAATATTCCTCTATCTACTTCAATAATAGctcagcacaggaggttggtggcaccttaactggggaggacgAGCTCGTGGTAATGGATGGAGCGGAATGAGTAGAATAGGATCAAATATATAATTTGATaccattccgttccagccattattatgagccgtcctcccctcaacagcctccactgaAGCCCAGTGCAGTATATAACAAGCCCAATCAAAGCTTCTCCTGTGTTCTCTTGTTTCTCCAGTCGATACCACCAGAGTGATCCTGGGTAAAAATGGTGGCTACATTAATGCCAACTTTATCAACATGCCAGTGAAAGATGAGAACTTCATGTTCATTGCTTGTCAAGGACCCCTACCCACCACTCTGGGTGACTTCTGGCAGATGATCTGGGAGCAGAAATCCAATGTCATTGCTATGATGACCCAGGaagtggaagggggaaaggtCAAATGTCAACGGTACTGGCCTGACACCCCGCGGACTGCTGAGATGGTGGACGAGAGGCTGCAGATCACCCTGGTCAAAGATCAGCACCTGGACAACTTTGTTATCCGTCTCATTGAGGTCAAAGATATCCAGGTGAGATTAAATGTACAGTAGGTTATAAGGACAGGAGTAATAGCCCCAGAACTGAGCCTTGCAGGACTCCATACTTAACTGTGAAGGGATTTTCTTTTTCTAGAATGTAATAATAAGGTTAAACAAATAGAAACAAAAGCCAGTGCATAATCATTTGGGTACTCTGTATTCAGAGCATCAGAGTGACGATGACAGCCTATCACTCCTGTTCTAGACTGAAGAAATTCAACGCGTCACCCACCTGAACTACACCGGTTGGCCAGACCACGGTACACCCTCGCAGCCTGAGCAGCTGTTGACGTTCATATCCTACATGAGGCACATCCACCAATCAGGACCCATCATCACGCACTGCAGTGCAGGGATTGGCCGATCCGGAACCCTCATCTGCGTAGACGTGGTTCTAGGCCTCATCAGTAAAGATGCTGATGTAAGTATGGTGACAAGACTATAGCTTTTATTATGCTAAACAAAGGTCCAACCACATTTTTTCCTGGTTCTGAGAGATTGCGTTTTAAAACACACTGCTGTTTTTAGTTTGATATTTCAGATGTGGTACGTAGCATGAGGCTGCAGAGACAAGGAATGGTACAAACAGAGGTAACTTATACAAAAGTCATTTCAGTTATACATTTTTATACAACTACAATATGTTGATCCCTTTTAAAGAGTCTGTAATGTACATACTATGCTATTTCTGCATTAATGAGATACATACTCATTGTTTATTCCACACAGGAACAATACATCTTCTGCTATCAAGTCATCTTATACGTGCTCCGATGTCTTCAAGCTGAGGAGAAAATCTCAGGATAGCAACCTATTTATAGTCCCAATGTTGCACACAATGTTCACTCCTGTTGGTGAGAGCAGAACGACGACGACGGAGACTACACACAGCACCTTTAAGACAACCAAGCTGTGGATTTACAAACCACTGCTTAACTAACGCCTTAAAACATTCTGGGATTGTGTCCCGAACACAGATCAAGCCTAGTCTTGGATTTACTGGTACTTTCAATAGAGAATCTCCATTTGACATGGTTTTTAGTCCACGACTAGGCttgatctgtgtctgggaaagtAGTCCCTCATTTCATGAAAGTAAATTCTTACAGGAGTCTGTATATTTTTGTTTGCTTGACCTCTACCTCTGTAGCTGCTACCCCTTCTCTTAATGTACACAAGAACAATACGGTTGATGTTCCGTCTTATCTACATGAAagcaatgcttttttttttatatagattGGCTTATGAAATATCTGAAAGTTAATAAATTCATATTTTAAAGATTTTGATGCTGGAAGTTGCCTTGACAGAATACGACAGTATTTGCTGCCAGTGTTAAAGGAAATTAGTGTACATATTCATCTTTTGAAAAATTGCAATTtgtaaataaaagtgaaatttaCATTTTGGTACTTTATTTAAATGCAGATTTGCCAGTAATAATGCAATTAGCCTTTCCTATGCACTTTTCAGTAGTTAGGCGTGGTGCTCATGCCATTCACCTGGAGTTAAAGGTTAAGAACAAAATTACAATGGCCTTTTAATGTCGGCAGACTAGAATACATCAAGGAGTTCAAAGCCAACTAAATACATAGTCCCTAATCTCATGACTGGGTAGGGggcacagccaatcagaatacattTCCCCTCATTCTCAAACAGTGGCTTACAAAGAAATGGCCTCAATTCCCTAAGCTTGGGATGAAAGTCAGTGTGTCTGATGCCAAAATAGGCAGGGAAGTGCAATCCATTTGCTCCAGTCAGAATCTGGGCCTTCTTGATATACTGCAACCTTCCCCTTGGGGTAGGGATGTAAGAATTTTGCAAAAGGCATTAAGTTCTGAAATGTGGGAACCTCTAAGCCCAGAGAGTTTAACTGTCATGTGTCAAAGATTAGCCTTGGTTTCAGCCAAATGTTAAGGAAACAATGTGATCAGGATTTGGGCTCTAATGTGAGACTgacagtatttgatcccctgctgattttgtacgtttgcccactgacaaaaaaaaagatcagtctataattttaatggtaggtttatttgaacagtgagagacaggataacaacaaaatccagaaaaacataaaatgatttgcattttaatgagggaaataagtatttgacccctctgcaaaacatgacttagtacttggtggcaatcagaggtttcttgtagttggccacatctcaggagggattttgtcccactcctcttcgcagatcttctccaagccattaaggtttcgaggctgacgtttggcaactcgaaccttcagctcttctatgggattaaggtctggagactggctaggccactccaggaccttaatgtgcttcttcttgagccattgtcatgctggaatacaattccctggctgagggaaggaaaggaggttctcacccaagatttgacggtacatggccccgtccatcgtccctttgatgcggtgaaggtgttcttggtcataggcagcattcctccaaacatagcatgttgagttgatgccaaagagctccatctgaccacaacactttcacccagatgttcattggcaaacttcagacgggcatgtataggTGCTAtcttgagcaggggaccttgcgggcgctgcaggatttcagtccttcacagcgtagtatGTTACCAatagttttcttggtgactatggtcccagttgccttgatcattgacaagatcctcccatgtagttctgggctgatttctcatgatcattgcaactccgaggtgagatcttgcatggagccccaggctgagggtgaTTGacagtttcttccatttgtgaataatcgcaccaaatgttgtcacctcaccaagctgcttggcgatggtctacaatcttgtccctgacatccttggaaagctcgcggtcttggccatggtgtagcgtttggaatctgattgcttctgtgggcaAGTGTctattatacaggtaacgagctgagattagtgctcctaatctcagctcgttacctgtataaaagacacctgggagacatctttctgattgagagggggtcacttatttccctcattaaaatgcacatTGACATGCgtttgtctcactgttcaaataaacctaccattaaaattatagactgggcAAACGTAcagaatcagcaggggatcaaatacccccCCCCGTAAACTGCTGATCTGAAGTCAACCAAATGCAGATTACTGTGGCTGACGAGCATCCCCACACTGAAGAGCATGTTTAGTCTTAAGAGAAGTGTCTGATGCACTTTAGTTGCTTGCAGATGTACCAAAAGTCTGGCTTTCATGTTAACCACAATTAATAAGGAAATTGTTCTAGAGAACATCCTCAAAGCTAGagtctgatactgatactgtaaaCTAGAGTAATACATGAAACGAAGCAAGAATTCAAACACATTTGGTTTTAATAGAAATTTGCTTTGgacaaggttttttttttttttaagagaacAGGATGAACAGATTTAGTAttcatcttcctcatcctcacAGGCATCCCCAGAGTCTGCTCCCACCTCCTCATAGTCCTTCTCCAGAGCAGCCATATCCTCTCTGGCCTCAGCGAACTCCCCCTCCTCCATGCCCTCACCCACGTACCAGTGCACGAAAGCTCTCTTGGCATACATCAGGTCAAACTTGTGGTCCAGACGACTCCAAGCCTCCGCGATGGCTGTGGTATTACTCAGCATACACACAGCCCTCTGGACCTTGGCCTGGTCTCCTCCAGGAACCACCGTAGGGGGCTGGTAGTTGATCCCCACCTTGAACCCAGTGGGACACCAATCCACAAACTGGATGCTGCGCCGGGTCTTGATGCTGGCGATGGCTGCGTTGACGTCTTTGGGAACCACGTCGCCACGGTACAGCAAGCAGCAGGCCATGTACTTGCCGCGTCTGggatcacacttcaccatctggttaGCCGGCTCAAAGCAGGCGTTGGTGATCTCAGGGACAGAGAGCTGCTCGTGGTAGGCCTTTTCTGCTGAGATGATGGGGGCATAGGTGACCAGGGGAAAGTGGATACGGGGGTAAGGCACAAGGTtggtctggaactctgtcaggtCTACGTTGAGAGCTCCATCGAAGCGCAGGGAGGCTGTGATGGAGGAGACAATCTGGGCGATGAGGCGGTTCAGGTTGGTGTAAGACGGCCGCTCCACTCCCAGGTTACGCTTGCAGATGTCAAAGATGGCCTCGTTGTCCACCATGAACGAGCAGTCAGAGTGCTCCAGGGTGGTGTGGGTGGTCAGGATGGAGTTGTAGGGCTCCACCACTGCTGTGGACACCTGGGGAGCAGGGTAGACTGAGAACTCTAGTTTGGACTTCTTGCCGTAATCCACAGACAGGCGTTCCATCAACAAGGAAGTAAAGCCAGAGCCGGTCCCTCCTCCAAA
The DNA window shown above is from Salmo salar chromosome ssa13, Ssal_v3.1, whole genome shotgun sequence and carries:
- the LOC106568505 gene encoding tubulin alpha-8 chain; amino-acid sequence: MLVVKLFQGSLIPQKGHLFHITAGKMRECISIHIGQAGVQMGNACWELYCLEHGFQPDGTIHENTVPQLTDSSFGTFFSETGAGKYVPRAIFLDLEPTVVDEIRNGHYRQLYHPEQLISGKEDAANNYARGHYTIGKEIVDSVMDRMRKMADQCTGLQGFLIFHSFGGGTGSGFTSLLMERLSVDYGKKSKLEFSVYPAPQVSTAVVEPYNSILTTHTTLEHSDCSFMVDNEAIFDICKRNLGVERPSYTNLNRLIAQIVSSITASLRFDGALNVDLTEFQTNLVPYPRIHFPLVTYAPIISAEKAYHEQLSVPEITNACFEPANQMVKCDPRRGKYMACCLLYRGDVVPKDVNAAIASIKTRRSIQFVDWCPTGFKVGINYQPPTVVPGGDQAKVQRAVCMLSNTTAIAEAWSRLDHKFDLMYAKRAFVHWYVGEGMEEGEFAEAREDMAALEKDYEEVGADSGDACEDEEDEY